The following are encoded together in the Mustela nigripes isolate SB6536 chromosome 11, MUSNIG.SB6536, whole genome shotgun sequence genome:
- the C11H16orf90 gene encoding uncharacterized protein C16orf90 homolog, with translation MGDLQTQSEAQQVSGVPITPAGLRACDCVLPSWLLRPASHHPPALPSADAVSWTRGHPSHPDTPPNIYEGGLGAQQQQCPSAQGSKPKNFRLRHLRGLALYLPGHMQAAGQCESHWLGRLMARGCLPRPESMVWPLDLPQGTLGSVNSHCSALLEAPVPRDSLGNTGKHLSG, from the exons ATGGGAGACCTGCAGACCCAG AGTGAGGCTCAGCAAGTCTCAGGAGTGCCCATCACACCAGCTGGTCTTAGAGCATGTGACTGTGTTCTCCCTTCTTGGCTGTTGCGGCCTGCCAGCCACCaccctcctgctctcccctctgcAGATGCAGTGAGCTGGACCCGAGGACATCCCAGCCACCCCGACACACCACCCAACATCTACGAGGGGGGTCTGGGGGCCCAGCAGCAGCAGTGCCCCAGTGCCCAGGGAAGCAAACCCAAGAACTTCCGGCTGCGCCACCTCCGGGGCCTGGCTCTCTACCTGCCAGGCCACATGCAGGCTGCTGGCCAGTGTGAGAGCCACTGGCTAGGCCGGCTCATGGCCAGGGGCTGCCTCCCACGGCCTGAGAGCATGGTCTGGCCCCTAGACCTGCCACAGGGGACTCTGGGCTCCGTTAACAGCCATTGCTCAGCCCTTCTGGAAGCTCCAGTGCCCAGGGACAGCCTGGGAAATACAGGTAAGCACCTGTCTGGGTGA